Genomic window (Phocoenobacter uteri):
AAAAACTATTGAAGACATCACAACAGGTGCTGATGTTAACTACCACGAAGTCACTTATATTGGTATTGATCTAGCAAATAACTTAACCACCGCAACGGTGACCAGTTATTTCTCGCTGAAAGCTAAACAAAAAGGCAAACACCCAATCGGAGAACCGAAACGGTTTACCATTGAGAATAAACCGCCAAAAGGCGTAGAGCTGGAAAATTGGCTTTATGAGAATTTAACGCAGGCAATCCCTGAAGACTATCAACCAACACCTGAAAATGAGCAGTATATGGGTTATGTTGATCCGTATTTATTTAGTGGCGGGCTAGTTAAAGATGTGGAGGAAGAAAGCAATGAGAAATAAATAGGGATATGGCTATACTCCGTTTAGGTTGTAGTTATATTTTGGGGTTAAAAATATGAACAATGGTAAAAATTAACTAAACAGTGATTGTGACAGAATCGTGACATAACTATTTAAAAAATCACTAAATTGGTTGTATTTTGCATGTATAAAAATACATATTTAAAAGTATAACAAATTGATTTTAAATAAGTTTTTGTTTTATCTGTTTATATTTGTTCGCACTTCTAAGCCGTAGGTCATTGGTTCGAATCCAATAGGGCGTACCATTTAAACTCTTTTAAATCAATGACCTACAAGAATGTTTCTGTTTTTCTATTTTGTCATAAAATGATAACGTGACAAAATCGTGACAAGAATATTTACTCCAATTTATCGACTACTATAAATTGATACGCTTTCTGCGTGAGATAAAAGATGATCTGCATTTAAGTGAGCGTATTTTTTTACCATCTCTAATGTTTCCCAGCCACCTAACTCTTTTAAAGTAAAAAGTGGCGTTCCTGCTTGAGCGTGCCAACTTGCCCAGGTGTGTCGCAAATCGTGGAAGTGAAAATCCTTTATTCCACACCGTTTTGTTGCAAGGTTAAATGTCTTTCTGTTTATATCTAAAAGAGGTTTACCCGTGCTACTCACAAATATAAACTTGTGATGTTTCCCTTTCTGATTTTGTAAAACATTTATCGCTTCTTCATTTAACAATAGTGATCTTGCTTTTCCTGATTTGGCAACATCATTAGTCACTAAAGCAATTCTATTATTAAAGTCTATTTTATCCCAAGTCATGGTTAAAATCTCTGTTCTTCTTGCTCCTGTTAGCAGGGCAAAAAGACAGATATTCTTCATCCATTCTGTTGATATATTAGCAATAAGAGTTTGTGCTTGTTTTCTTGTTAGCCATCTGACTCGTACTGGAGGCTCTTTTTTCTTTGGAAGATAAGGTATTTTATCAATGTAGCCAGATTGATAAGCTAAATTTAGAATACGACCTAAAGATTTTAAATATTTATTTTGCGTTGTATTAGAAAGTGGCTTACCAGTAGATGCATTATGAGTGGGAACTTTATTTATAATAACTTTCGTTGTTAAAGTATTTAATTCTTTTCCTGCAAAGCACGTTCTCCAATATGTAGCATGTCGTTTTCTTGTTGCTTTATCTTTTACATTTTC
Coding sequences:
- a CDS encoding tyrosine-type recombinase/integrase, whose translation is MSLYKRESGIWWVSIATPSGKRIRCSTETTIKKKAEEFHDKLKAEQWRVNKLEEEPKYIFEDALILYVKDAENVKDKATRKRHATYWRTCFAGKELNTLTTKVIINKVPTHNASTGKPLSNTTQNKYLKSLGRILNLAYQSGYIDKIPYLPKKKEPPVRVRWLTRKQAQTLIANISTEWMKNICLFALLTGARRTEILTMTWDKIDFNNRIALVTNDVAKSGKARSLLLNEEAINVLQNQKGKHHKFIFVSSTGKPLLDINRKTFNLATKRCGIKDFHFHDLRHTWASWHAQAGTPLFTLKELGGWETLEMVKKYAHLNADHLLSHAESVSIYSSR